AGGCGTCCGCGCCGCAGGGGTCGACCCCCAGGGCGAGGTCGAGGTAGAGCCCCACGGCCATCCCGAGCTCCCGAGCCCGGGCCTGGCACCGGGCGAGCTGGGTCTCGGCAACCCACTGGAGCCACGCGCGGAAGCCCACCGCCTCCTGTGCCCGCGCTGCAAAGGCCCGCACCGCCGGCGCGTCGGGCTTGCGGTAGGCTGCGGGCCACTGGGGCCAGGGCCGGGTTCCCCCCTGCTCGCGGCCCAGGTGCTCCCGCAGGGCCTCGAAAGCCGCGAACTCCTCCAGGGCCTGGCCTTGTGCCCGGCGCCAGGCATCGAACGCGGCGCGGCGCCGGGGGTTCCCTTCCCGAAAGGCGCCGAAGCACAGCTCCAGGGCCCGGCGCTTGAGTGCCCAGGCGGCCTGGTGATCCACGAGTTCCGTTCCCCGCAGCCGCTCCTGCTCGGCCCGGGTCTCGGGCGCCTCCAGGAACGCGGCGGCGGCCGGGGCCGCGGCTTCGGGGAGGGCGTCCACTGCGATGTGCAGGGGGTTGAGCCAAAGCCGGCTCGATGGGTAGTAGGGGCTCACGCCGTAGGGGGGCTCGTTGAAGAGGGCATGGAGCGGCAGCACGCCCACGATATCCGCCCCCAGGTCTGCTGCCCACTCCACGGCGTCGAGGAGGTTCCGAAAGTCCCCCACCCCCCAGTTTCTGGCGGACCGCAGACCATAGAGGGGGAGGTTTACGCCCCACAGGCGCCCGCCCCGGGCGACGGGCTCCGGTTCGTGCCCCCGGGCCGGGGCCACGGCGCACAGGGTGCGTCCGGTGTCCTCAAGAAGAGGCGACGAGAGGCAGACCTGGAGCTCGTGGAGCCCGGCTGGCAGCGGCGGGGAAAAAGCGACCGGGAGGGTGACCCGGCCATCGGGCCCCTGGGCCGTTTCCGCACCGAGGAGGCGAACCGGCACGTTGCGGCCGCGCACGGAGACCCGCACCTCCCACGCGGCCTCGGAAGGCGGGGCCTGGAGCCGCAGGACCTGCTCCCCCCCCTCCGGCAGCACGGTCACGGGCTCCACGAGGCGGCGGGCGGGGGCGCCTTCCCGCTCCCGGAGCTCCCGCTCGAGCGCTTCGGGGCTGGAAACGTCTGCCCCCAGGGACCGCAGGAGCGCCCGCAGGGTCTCGGGTCCGGCCGGGTGGTAGGCCCCCCACAGGTCGTGGTACCCGGGGAGGATGCCGCAGGCCTGGGCGAGCCGGGCCAGGAGAGCTGGTTCCTGGTCCGTCACGGGGCGAAGACCAGCTTCATGCCGAAGGCGCGGCACCCGTCGAGGTCGGCGTCCTTCACCCCCTGCCGGGCCCGCAGGGGCTCGGCCACCATCTTCATGCCGCACTCCCGCTCCAGGCGCAGAGCCACGCGGTACGGCCCCTCGCCGCTCCACCCGTAGGACCCGAAGGCTGCCGCGTACTTGCCGGTGACGCCGCTCGCCGCGAGGCGGTCGAGGAACGCCGCGATCTCGGGCACCTCCTTGGCCTCCTGGGTGGGGGTGCCCACCGCCAGGGCCTCGTAGGGAGCGAGCACCGACGGATCGGTCACCGCATCGGCCCGCAGGAGTTGCGCCTGCCCTCCCATGGCCCGCACGCCCTCGGCGATCGTGAGGGCCATCTTTTCGGTCTCTCCGGTTCGGGTCGCGTAGACGACGGCCACCTTCCTCACGGCGTCACTCCTCCTGCCCGGGGCGCCCCTTGGCGTCGAGCCAGGCCTGAACCATGAAGGAGGCCACGGTGCCCTCCCCCACGGCGGCGGTGATCTGCTTGGCACTGCCGGAGCGCACGTCCCCGGCGGCGTAGACCCCCGGGACGCTGGTCGCGAGGGTTGCAGGGTCGGTGCGCACGAACCCCTGGCCGTCGAGCTCCACGGCACCCGAGAGGAAACCGCTGTTGGGCACCAGGCCGATGAAGACGAAGACGCCGTCGCAGGGAATCTCCCGGCGCTCCCCCGTGGCCAGCTCCTCCACCGCCACCGCTTCCACCCCCTCCACACCCCGGATCTCCACGACCCGCTGGGAGAGGAGCACCTCCACCCGGTCCAGGGCCCGGACCCGCTCCTGGAGCACGGCGGTGGCGGTGAGGTGGTCCAGGAGTTGGACCAGGGTGATGCGCGCGGCGAACTCGGCCAGGTGAATGGTCTCCTGGAGGGCGGAGTTCCCCCCCCCCACCACGACCACGTGCTTGCCCCGGAAGAAGGGGGCGTCGCAGGTGGCGCAAAAGCTCACCCCCCGCCCGATCAGGCGCTCCTCGCCGGGCACCCCGGTGCGGCGGTACACCGAGCCCGGGGCCAGGATGACGCTGCGGGCGCGGCAGGTCTCCCCGCTCGCCACCACCTCGAGGAGGGGCTCGCCGGGGCGCAGGGCGGTGACCTCCTGGAAGGTTCGCACCTCGGCCCCGAAGCGTTGGGCCTGGCGCAGGATGCGCTCGGTGAGCTCGGCCCCGGAGACCGGATCGGGAAAGCCGGGATAGTTCTCGATCTGCCCGGTCACCGCCGCCTGGCCGCCGGGCAGGCCCTTTTCGAGCACCAGGGTGCGCAGTCGCTCCCGGGCCGTGTAGATGGCGGCCGTGAGCCCCGCGGGACCGCCCCCGACCACGACCACGTCGTACACGTCGAGGGCGTCGGGCACCGGCACCCCCAGCACCTCGCTCAGGTCCGCGTCGGACGGGTCGGCGAGAAACCGGCCGTCCACTTCCAGGGCGGGCACGTCCAGG
The sequence above is a segment of the Thermodesulfobacteriota bacterium genome. Coding sequences within it:
- a CDS encoding flavodoxin domain-containing protein — encoded protein: MRKVAVVYATRTGETEKMALTIAEGVRAMGGQAQLLRADAVTDPSVLAPYEALAVGTPTQEAKEVPEIAAFLDRLAASGVTGKYAAAFGSYGWSGEGPYRVALRLERECGMKMVAEPLRARQGVKDADLDGCRAFGMKLVFAP
- a CDS encoding FAD-dependent oxidoreductase, which produces MGPNPVTLYAVPWCARCHRVRRFLEAAGREYREVNPEEDRAGAERLRAASGGTLDVPALEVDGRFLADPSDADLSEVLGVPVPDALDVYDVVVVGGGPAGLTAAIYTARERLRTLVLEKGLPGGQAAVTGQIENYPGFPDPVSGAELTERILRQAQRFGAEVRTFQEVTALRPGEPLLEVVASGETCRARSVILAPGSVYRRTGVPGEERLIGRGVSFCATCDAPFFRGKHVVVVGGGNSALQETIHLAEFAARITLVQLLDHLTATAVLQERVRALDRVEVLLSQRVVEIRGVEGVEAVAVEELATGERREIPCDGVFVFIGLVPNSGFLSGAVELDGQGFVRTDPATLATSVPGVYAAGDVRSGSAKQITAAVGEGTVASFMVQAWLDAKGRPGQEE
- the malQ gene encoding 4-alpha-glucanotransferase, producing the protein MTDQEPALLARLAQACGILPGYHDLWGAYHPAGPETLRALLRSLGADVSSPEALERELREREGAPARRLVEPVTVLPEGGEQVLRLQAPPSEAAWEVRVSVRGRNVPVRLLGAETAQGPDGRVTLPVAFSPPLPAGLHELQVCLSSPLLEDTGRTLCAVAPARGHEPEPVARGGRLWGVNLPLYGLRSARNWGVGDFRNLLDAVEWAADLGADIVGVLPLHALFNEPPYGVSPYYPSSRLWLNPLHIAVDALPEAAAPAAAAFLEAPETRAEQERLRGTELVDHQAAWALKRRALELCFGAFREGNPRRRAAFDAWRRAQGQALEEFAAFEALREHLGREQGGTRPWPQWPAAYRKPDAPAVRAFAARAQEAVGFRAWLQWVAETQLARCQARARELGMAVGLYLDLALGVDPCGADAWVYQDVLALGASAGAPPDPFSLMGQRWGVPPPIPDRHRETGYAFLRDTVERSARRAGALRIDHVLALWRLFWVPGELPASAGAYVEDRAEELLAVLRCLSREHGCAIVGEDLGTIPPEVRVALAASGFYGYRLLIFEKHGDGRYRAPGEYPRQALVSVATHDLPTVDGFWLGRDLEVKARLRQYPTPEAERGDAEGRRWDCLRLLDALAAEGLLPPGVAPAHEVPESALEALAGSVHAFLARTPAALLLANLDDLLGGREMQNLPGTLSEHPNWRRKCLLPVEEWSRFPRARRIAEAIWGQGRGRPPGSDAIPLG